A region from the Rheinheimera mangrovi genome encodes:
- a CDS encoding ATP-binding protein, whose amino-acid sequence MAIQVGKSTLLHHFIASIKHKKNFVAFAKVSRPSGAVPFACLIQAFRHGITEFLSTPDGETGYWQRQFKHFPELNSVQALEWIPELARFCQANESSSENRLYSFQDVVLAFIKAFSTATVGRPLLVVLDDIQNLDESSQVLLHTLLNTSQKLSFVLVCTVRADSVLCEAVQNSLRDSLWYSEQYLDAELLPFTESQVHHVLSKTLNCNHPDIAQLSHIVFKKTKGFPAQIKFLLNALAQNNSVTRDLHSGILLIDKARAAGFEYSDLFYKDVFNKLYDLPEPTQKLLKYLSVVDDAVNSDMLLEILGVKHSQFESMILPALPLDWLSESDSHYTYRLNLVRLIIHASIERLEHKNIILQVGNHWLSRAYISDDETLIIRALQYLIQVPELVIQEKEPEFIITAAVNVAMKAKASHALTFSQNCFNLAHTLLTHYPVTYGIVANDIKLNLAADALQRGELNTCQQWLDSSEGCFNSILQRGQASCIKLEALLGRGQIHAALDFGLGELELYGLTLCRQVSDEQCDAAFSAVSLRLSERDKDSFLLAAPCCETQVEVQCQLMVLLLHPAVVVSPNLRFLLVCHLLELSLLYRMSSFTLVALSWFSVLIGHRYQQYQQGKQYCLLVKSLLGHQQFAQNNAKVWLALSLQSCWSNSFYYSLDCIGRGIDKAQAENDLISGTSLSCHRFSLLHVQGQPLSTLLLASEPSLICGQKLSASGISDVIILQQNFVQVLQSLKGERFCGEQFTQALAAIAVNKTVTAYADNAGYPAVSFYYWFYKGVLHYLATEFSEACSSFEKASDLTWIMPGHVYLFELEFYHALALSACHQSNQHSTLTKSVLLSCIEKVGHWASLNPETFSDKALILNAELKRVEGDFFAAMALFEQVISSSKDGDFLQYKALAHELAGRLAFEFNQFTSAKAHLNYALHYYNNWGSKGKVKQIRESYVHLQPEATDQTTIQPASPALQHCASDTGFSAVLNSIQFDKDPENLLRDLLKAALEHGQAQRCALVSVENPVPLLLMRGDISEGEIRVDHIQQDIDAADFPFSILAGTVKSKQLLHVRDLHQPPYDVDPYLQVCPFDAAISVPVVCRGDLVGILYVEYKGRHDSRAEDQTSLLIFLAAQMSGCLENLRLQKIAEEAVAAKEAAEKSLKVSVASQALSEEIGQMGCWRWEFTENVIHCSEQYGRIFGLEPGSKVISFETFCSVVHPDDIEAVKESLYQSIAHQKPIHTEYRLLKPNDSITHILGIGKPTLVEGKLFGFIGLVLDITERKVSEDALRLAQSDLARYSRISTVGQLTSSIAHEINQPLMSIVANAGAGLRWLHRNTPDLQHVSASLQAIATEGQRAGEIVQSLRALTKNTKAELTVLDIHDVLNHIVAIARSEMARRKVALVLQLAAELSDILGDMVQLQQVMLNLVMNAIEAMSEVTDRPRVLTISTFTEDDQTIVIRVEDTGPGINDETKARLFDAFYTTKKEGMGMGLTICRSIVENHGGRLTAEARLPLGTVFSFSLPLVKP is encoded by the coding sequence GTGGCGATTCAAGTTGGCAAATCAACGTTGCTTCACCACTTTATAGCCTCCATTAAACATAAAAAGAATTTTGTTGCTTTTGCTAAAGTCAGCCGCCCCTCAGGTGCTGTTCCCTTTGCCTGCCTGATACAGGCTTTTCGACATGGCATAACAGAGTTTCTGTCCACCCCTGACGGGGAAACAGGTTATTGGCAGAGGCAGTTTAAACACTTTCCTGAACTGAATAGTGTGCAGGCCCTTGAATGGATCCCTGAACTCGCCCGATTTTGCCAGGCAAATGAAAGTTCATCAGAGAATCGTTTATACAGTTTTCAGGATGTTGTTTTGGCTTTTATTAAGGCTTTTTCCACTGCGACAGTGGGGCGTCCTTTGCTTGTCGTCTTAGATGATATCCAGAACTTGGACGAATCCAGTCAAGTGTTACTCCACACCTTACTGAACACTTCTCAAAAATTATCTTTTGTTCTGGTGTGTACTGTGCGGGCCGACTCAGTGCTTTGTGAAGCAGTGCAGAATTCATTACGTGACTCACTCTGGTACTCTGAGCAATATCTGGATGCAGAATTGCTTCCTTTTACAGAGAGTCAGGTTCATCACGTATTGTCAAAAACATTAAACTGCAACCATCCTGATATTGCACAACTCAGTCATATTGTGTTTAAAAAGACAAAAGGTTTCCCGGCACAAATTAAATTTTTGTTAAACGCTCTCGCACAAAACAATAGTGTGACTCGTGATCTCCATAGTGGGATACTGCTTATTGATAAAGCAAGAGCTGCTGGTTTTGAATACAGTGATCTTTTTTATAAAGATGTGTTTAATAAGTTATATGATCTTCCAGAGCCTACTCAGAAATTATTAAAATATCTGTCAGTGGTCGATGATGCTGTTAACAGCGATATGCTACTTGAAATCCTGGGCGTCAAGCATTCGCAGTTTGAAAGTATGATACTGCCTGCACTGCCATTGGATTGGCTGTCTGAATCTGACTCGCATTACACATATCGACTGAATTTGGTTCGTCTGATTATTCATGCTTCAATTGAACGGCTTGAACATAAAAATATAATACTTCAGGTTGGAAATCATTGGCTGTCCAGGGCTTATATCTCTGATGATGAAACACTTATTATCCGGGCACTGCAATATTTAATTCAGGTACCAGAGCTGGTTATACAGGAAAAAGAACCTGAATTTATTATAACCGCAGCCGTTAATGTGGCGATGAAAGCAAAGGCATCGCATGCTCTCACATTCAGCCAGAATTGTTTTAATCTGGCTCACACTCTGCTCACACACTATCCTGTAACCTACGGGATAGTCGCCAACGATATAAAATTAAACCTTGCCGCAGATGCGTTGCAGCGGGGTGAGCTAAACACATGTCAGCAATGGTTAGATAGCTCAGAGGGGTGTTTTAATTCAATACTACAGAGGGGCCAGGCTAGTTGTATAAAGTTAGAGGCACTGCTTGGTCGCGGCCAAATTCATGCTGCATTGGATTTTGGTTTGGGAGAGTTGGAACTATATGGGCTCACATTGTGCAGGCAGGTTAGCGATGAGCAGTGTGACGCGGCGTTTAGTGCAGTCAGTCTGCGGCTGAGTGAGCGGGATAAAGACTCTTTTCTGCTCGCAGCCCCTTGCTGCGAAACTCAAGTTGAAGTGCAATGCCAGCTGATGGTTTTGCTGCTTCATCCTGCAGTTGTAGTTTCTCCTAATCTCAGGTTTTTACTTGTTTGCCATCTCCTTGAGTTGAGCCTTCTTTACCGTATGAGTAGTTTTACCTTAGTTGCCCTGAGTTGGTTTAGTGTGTTGATTGGCCACAGATATCAACAGTATCAACAGGGAAAACAATATTGTCTGCTCGTGAAGTCTTTGCTTGGACATCAGCAATTTGCTCAGAATAATGCAAAAGTTTGGTTAGCTTTGAGTCTGCAAAGTTGCTGGAGCAACTCCTTTTATTATTCATTGGATTGTATTGGTAGAGGGATCGATAAGGCACAAGCAGAAAATGATTTGATATCCGGCACATCCTTATCTTGTCATCGTTTTAGCCTCCTTCATGTGCAAGGCCAGCCTCTGAGCACATTGTTATTAGCTTCTGAACCAAGCCTCATTTGCGGACAAAAATTATCAGCATCCGGAATTTCAGATGTGATTATTTTGCAGCAAAACTTTGTACAGGTTCTTCAGAGCCTCAAGGGCGAAAGGTTTTGTGGTGAGCAGTTTACACAAGCTCTTGCAGCCATCGCTGTCAACAAAACTGTCACCGCCTATGCTGATAATGCCGGCTATCCGGCAGTTTCTTTTTACTATTGGTTTTACAAAGGTGTTCTGCATTATTTAGCGACAGAATTTTCAGAAGCCTGCAGTAGTTTTGAAAAGGCCAGTGATTTAACCTGGATAATGCCCGGGCATGTTTATTTATTTGAACTTGAGTTTTACCATGCGCTTGCTTTAAGTGCGTGTCATCAATCAAATCAGCATTCCACACTAACCAAATCCGTATTGCTGTCTTGCATCGAAAAGGTAGGACATTGGGCATCATTAAATCCAGAGACTTTCTCTGATAAAGCGCTGATCCTGAATGCTGAGTTAAAGAGAGTTGAGGGGGATTTTTTTGCTGCAATGGCGTTGTTTGAGCAGGTGATCAGTAGTAGCAAAGATGGTGATTTCCTGCAATACAAAGCGCTGGCACATGAACTTGCAGGACGTTTGGCCTTTGAATTCAATCAATTCACCAGTGCGAAAGCACATCTGAACTATGCCTTGCATTACTACAACAATTGGGGCTCCAAAGGCAAAGTCAAACAGATACGGGAAAGTTATGTTCATTTACAACCAGAGGCTACCGACCAGACAACCATTCAGCCTGCATCGCCAGCTTTACAACATTGCGCTTCTGACACAGGTTTTTCCGCTGTTTTAAATTCTATTCAATTCGACAAGGATCCTGAAAATTTACTCAGGGATTTGTTAAAAGCAGCACTGGAACATGGCCAAGCCCAACGCTGTGCCTTAGTGAGTGTAGAAAACCCTGTACCTCTGTTATTAATGCGTGGTGACATATCTGAAGGAGAGATCCGGGTTGATCATATACAGCAGGATATTGATGCTGCGGATTTTCCATTTTCAATATTAGCCGGCACTGTTAAGAGTAAACAACTGCTTCATGTTCGGGATTTGCATCAGCCTCCTTATGATGTGGATCCCTATCTGCAAGTCTGTCCTTTCGACGCCGCAATTAGTGTTCCTGTGGTATGTCGTGGTGACCTTGTTGGCATACTCTATGTTGAGTACAAAGGCCGGCACGACAGCCGTGCTGAAGATCAGACGAGTCTTCTTATTTTTTTGGCAGCGCAAATGTCCGGATGCCTGGAAAATCTCCGGTTGCAAAAAATTGCTGAAGAGGCTGTCGCCGCTAAAGAGGCCGCTGAAAAATCGCTTAAAGTTTCCGTTGCCTCTCAGGCTTTGAGTGAGGAAATTGGGCAGATGGGGTGCTGGCGATGGGAGTTTACTGAAAATGTAATACATTGTTCAGAGCAGTACGGTCGTATATTCGGCCTTGAGCCAGGTAGTAAAGTCATAAGTTTTGAGACTTTCTGTTCTGTGGTGCATCCGGACGACATAGAGGCGGTCAAGGAAAGTTTATATCAATCAATTGCTCATCAAAAACCTATTCATACAGAGTATCGGCTGCTGAAACCGAATGACAGCATTACCCACATTCTGGGGATTGGAAAACCAACTTTAGTAGAGGGCAAACTTTTTGGATTCATTGGACTTGTGCTTGATATCACTGAACGTAAAGTGTCTGAAGATGCGCTCAGATTAGCCCAAAGTGATCTCGCCAGATATTCGCGTATTAGTACAGTCGGTCAGTTAACCTCTTCTATCGCTCATGAAATTAATCAGCCTTTGATGTCTATTGTTGCCAACGCCGGAGCAGGCTTACGCTGGTTGCATCGCAACACGCCGGACTTACAGCACGTCAGCGCCAGTTTGCAGGCAATAGCGACAGAAGGGCAAAGAGCAGGCGAAATTGTCCAGAGTTTACGGGCTTTAACTAAAAACACCAAAGCAGAACTGAC
- a CDS encoding IS3 family transposase (programmed frameshift), whose protein sequence is MSSKRYPEEFRIEAVKQVVDRGHSVADVAKRLDITTHSLYAWIKKYGPDKQQHNDLADAQAEIKRLQKELKRATEERDIPKKSRGVLRKAVRLRYAFIKEHCDSWPVRWLCNMLDVHPSGYYAWSKASLSKRDKANRRLTGLIKQFWLESGCVYGYRKIHSDLRDFGESCGINRVYRLMQSEGLKAQVGYRKPRSRKGDSHIITPNRLQRQFNPLVPDEVWVTDITYIRTHEGWLYLAVVVDLFSRKVVGWSMHSQISKDIVLNALLMAVWRRQPKKQVMVHSDQGSQYTSHDWQAFLKTHGLQGSMSRRGNCHDNAVAESFFQLLKRERIKRKVYTTRDEARSDVFDYIEMFYNSKRKHGSNNLLSPVEYENRYQERLGSV, encoded by the exons ATGAGCAGTAAACGTTACCCCGAAGAATTCAGAATCGAAGCAGTTAAGCAGGTCGTTGATCGCGGCCATTCAGTTGCGGATGTTGCCAAACGGCTCGATATCACCACGCACAGCCTGTACGCCTGGATTAAAAAGTACGGTCCTGACAAACAACAGCATAATGATTTGGCTGACGCTCAGGCCGAGATTAAGCGACTGCAAAAAGAGCTGAAGCGAGCCACCGAAGAGCGCGACATTC CTAAAAAAAGCCGCGGCGTACTTCGCAAAGCTGTCCGACTAAGATACGCCTTCATTAAAGAACACTGCGACAGCTGGCCGGTGCGCTGGCTTTGTAACATGTTGGATGTGCATCCCAGTGGATACTATGCGTGGAGTAAGGCATCGCTGTCGAAACGCGATAAAGCAAACCGGCGGCTGACAGGATTAATAAAACAGTTTTGGCTGGAGTCTGGTTGTGTGTATGGCTACCGTAAAATTCATTCTGATTTACGTGATTTCGGCGAGTCTTGCGGCATTAACCGGGTATACCGGTTGATGCAATCCGAAGGGCTTAAAGCACAGGTTGGATATCGCAAACCCAGATCACGTAAGGGGGACAGCCATATCATTACGCCGAACCGCTTGCAGCGGCAGTTTAATCCGTTAGTGCCTGACGAGGTATGGGTAACTGATATCACGTACATCCGCACGCATGAGGGGTGGCTGTATTTGGCTGTGGTTGTGGATTTGTTCTCGCGCAAGGTTGTTGGCTGGTCGATGCATTCCCAAATCAGCAAAGATATTGTGCTGAACGCATTGCTGATGGCCGTGTGGCGACGTCAGCCTAAAAAACAGGTGATGGTTCACTCCGACCAAGGGAGCCAATACACCAGCCATGACTGGCAGGCATTCCTGAAAACTCATGGCTTACAAGGCAGCATGAGCAGACGCGGAAACTGTCATGACAATGCAGTGGCAGAAAGCTTCTTCCAGTTGTTAAAGCGAGAGCGGATCAAGCGGAAAGTCTACACGACGCGTGATGAGGCCAGAAGTGATGTGTTTGATTACATTGAAATGTTTTACAACAGTAAACGGAAACATGGTTCCAATAATCTGCTGTCACCGGTAGAGTATGAAAACCGTTACCAAGAACGGCTGGGAAGTGTCTAG